From Tiliqua scincoides isolate rTilSci1 chromosome 2, rTilSci1.hap2, whole genome shotgun sequence, the proteins below share one genomic window:
- the LOC136641219 gene encoding tumor necrosis factor receptor superfamily member 1A-like — MVPLGLFPVLVAAVKIMLIDLKVGESLGIATNPNTRHFPGVVVDKRSFNHSVGRGRRSPACRTGEYLHPNETHCCVKCHPGTYVAQHCLGPGQTTNCSDCPKGQYLAHENSADKCRSCQSCRSATFEQIEKSKCTSTQDTICGCRDDQYRTREDSEFFCKNCTACHNGTIRHPCTKTSDTICLCYLGFFLQADKNICSPCSSCLDGECKAHCKTEDSVIQPQNSSDLKPLLGSLVVLFGVGFVLLLARKFLRSSYWKQQKPTFCSYPSASVQQSGESVPKTTAEEDKTSDSLLKPNQKVVLLPQGAISVSIPSQELPDCVKSAGESKIPDWHEILYTIVDHVPVSRWKEFVRRLGLTENTIERTEMEHKHIRDGQYEMLRQWRLQAGRGATVERISCILNQMELSGCSEAIQEVLPKLP; from the exons gttAAGATAATGCTGATTGATTTGAAGGTTGGAGAATCTTTGGGCATAGCCACCAATCCTAATACTAGACACTTCCCTGGAGTAGTTGTAGACAAACGGAGTTTCAACCATTCTGTTGGCAGAGGAAGGCGTTCACCGGCATGCAGAACGGGAGAATATCTGCATCCAAACGAAACGCATTGCTGCGTTAAATGCCACCCAG GAACTTATGTTGCACAACACTGTTTAGGCCCAGGTCAGACCACAAATTGTTCAGATTGCCCTAAAGGCCAGTACTTGGCACACGAGAACTCGGCAGATAAGTGTCGCTCATGCCAAAGTTGCCGTTCAG CTACTTTCGAGCAGATAGAAAAAAGTAAGTGCACTTCGACGCAGGACACAATCTGTGGTTGTAGAGACGATCAGTATCGGACTCGCGAAGATTCTGAGTTCTTTTGCAAGAACTGTACTGCTTGTCATAATGGAACCATCAGGCACCCAT gtACCAAGACTAGTGACACAATATGCCTATGTTACCTTGGATTCTTTCTCCAGGCTGATAAAAACATCTGCTCTCCATGCAGTAG CTGCCTTGATGGAGAGTGCAAAGCACACTGTAAAACCGAAGACTCGGTGATACAGCCACAAAATTCTTCTG ATCTCAAGCCCCTTCTTGGCTCCTTGGTTGTCCTCTTTGGAGTTGGTTTTGTATTGCTATTGGCAAGAAAATTCCTCAGGTCATCTTATTGGAAGCAACAAAAGCCTACTTTCTGCTCATACC cttCAGCTTCAGTTCAGCAATCAGGAGAATCGGTGCCAAAG ACTACAGCAGAAGAGGATAAAACAAGTGACTCCCTTCTGAAGCCAAATCAGAAAGTAGTATTGTTGCCACAGGGAGCCATATCGGTGTCGATACCTAGTCAAGAACTACCAGACTGTGTAAAATCTGCAGGGGAGTCGAAGATCCCAGACT GGCATGAAATTTTATATACTATAGTGGATCATGTACCAGTGTCCCGGTGGAAGGAATTTGTGCGGCGCCTGGGGCTGACTGAAAACACAATAGAAAGAACTGAGATGGAGCACAAGCACATACGAGACGGACAGTATGAAATGCTGAGACAATGGAGGCTGCAGGCAGGTCGTGGTGCTACTGTGGAGCGCATCAGTTGCATTCTCAACCAAATGGAACTGAGTGGCTGCAGTGAGGCTATTCAGGAAGTTTTGCCAAAGCTGCCCTAG